Proteins encoded by one window of Arachis hypogaea cultivar Tifrunner chromosome 1, arahy.Tifrunner.gnm2.J5K5, whole genome shotgun sequence:
- the LOC112797407 gene encoding exosome complex exonuclease RRP44 homolog A yields MLHNKSFVKKTKAGKVMKQVREHYLRDDIYCGAPFCTACDTSAARLGPSASTILVVDTNVVLNQIDLLENPAIDNVVVLSVVLEEVKNKNMSVYNRVRAICSNSMRKFFVFSNEYHRDTYIKEMSGETKNDRNDRAIRVAAQWYQKHLGGAVKVLLITNDKENKRKATEEGIHAETVESYVKSLDRPDLLDLLVRPSSEDVNMEEVEDLRPSKRKIIYTEHKPMSEITSGLHRGIYHQGKLRVNRYNPFEAYVGSESIGDEIIIYGRSNMNRAFDGDIVAVELLPQDQWQEEKSLAIACEEDEDEDDGVHLAPNSADDAPRTVPQQGSTGEVNTAPSRPSGRVVGIIKRNWHSYCGSLDPMPMPAGSGGVAHALFVSKDRRIPKIRIQTRQLENLLDKRIIVAVDSWDRQSRYPSGHYVRTIGEIGDRDTESEVVLIENDINSRPFSSQVLACLPPLPWSVSAEDLSNPIRQDLRGLCVFSVDPPGCKDIDDALHCTSLPNGNFEVGVHIADVTNFVHPGTPLDEEASQRGTSVYLVERRIDMLPKPLTEDICSLRSDVERLAFSVIWEMTPEADIVSTRFTKSVIKSSAALSYVEAQARMDDSRLMDPITTNLRNMNSLAKKMRLRRIERGALTLASAEVKFQIDTETHDPLDIGMYQIREANQMVEEFMLAANVSVAEQILKSFPLCSLLRRHPTPTREMLEPLLRTAAAVGLHLDVSSSKALADSLDHAVGDDPYFNKLIRILATRCMTQAVYFSSGDLTPPEYHHYGLAAPLYTHFTSPIRRYADVIVHRLLAASLGISKLSPVFQDRLQLTSISDNLNYRHRNAQMAGRASVELHTLIYFRNRPTDTEARVVKMRSNGFFVFVPKFGIEGPIYLTQKGEKGSGEWYVDEQQQKIKKMDGSISYSILQTVQIHMEVVEPQPNRPKLQLTLL; encoded by the exons ATGCTTCACAACAAGTCTTTCGTTAAGAAAACCAAAGCTGGCAAGGTCATGAAG CAAGTGAGGGAGCACTACCTCCGCGACGATATCTACTGCGGCGCCCCCTTCTGCACCGCCTGCGACACCTCCGCCGCTCGCTTGGGTCCCTCCGCCTCCACTATCCTCGTCGTCGACACCAATGTCGTCCTCAACCAG ATTGATTTGCTGGAGAATCCAGCTATCGACAATGTGGTGGTGCTGTCGGTTGTGCTGGAAGAGGTTAAGAACAAGAATATGTCTGTTTACAATCGAGTTAGAGCTATCTGTAGCAATTCAATGAGGAAGTTCTTTGTTTTCTCCAATGAATACCACAG GGATACATATATTAAGGAAATGAGTGGAGAAACCAAGAATGATAGGAATGATAGAG CTATCCGAGTGGCTGCTCAGTGGTATCAGAAACATCTTGGTGGTGCGGTAAAGGTTTTGCTTATAACCAATGATAAAGAGAACAAAAGGAAGGCTACTGAAGAGGGCATTCATGCAGAAACAG TTGAATCGTATGTCAAGTCTTTGGATCGACCAGATTTACTTGACCTGCTTGTACGGCCTTCATCAGAAGATGTAAACATggaagaggttgaagatctcagacCATCGAAGAGGAAAATCATCTATACAGAG CATAAGCCAATGTCAGAAATTACTTCTGGATTGCATCGAGGAATATATCATCAAGGGAAACTTCGTGTGAACCGTTACAACCCATTTGAAGCATATGTTGGAAGTGAGAGCATTGGTgatgaaataattatttatggGCGCTCAAACATGAACCGAGCTTTTGATGGTGATATTGTGGCAGTTGAACTCCTGCCTCAGGACCAATGGCAAGAAGAGAAGAGTCTAGCTATTGCTTGTGAAG aggatgaggatgaggatgatggtGTTCACCTAGCTCCAAATAGTGCTGATGATGCACCTAGAACTGTTCCCCAGCAAGGTTCTACTGGAGAAGTAAATACCGCACCAAGTCGCCCTTCTGGTCGTGTTGTTGGCATTATCAAGAGAAACTGGCATTC GTATTGTGGATCTTTGGACCCAATGCCTATGCCTGCAGGAAGTGGTGGTGTTGCTCATGCCTTATTTGTCTCCAAAGATCGCAGAATTCCCAAGATTCGAATACAAACCCGCCAGCTTGAGAACCTTCTTGACAAGAGGATTATTGTGGCTGTTGATTCGTGGGATCGTCAATCTCGATATCCATCAGGCCATTATGTACGAACTATAGGAGAGATAGGTGATAGAGATACTGAAAGTGAG GTTGTTTTGATAGAAAATGACATAAATTCAAGGCCATTCTCTTCACAAGTTCTAGCATGTTTGCCACCATTGCCATGGTCAGTCTCTGCTGAAGATCTGTCCAATCCAATCAGGCAGGATTTGCGTGGACTGTGTGTCTTCAGTGTAGACCCTCCAG GTTGCAAGGATATTGATGATGCACTCCACTGTACATCTCTTCCGAATGGAAATTTTGAAGTTGGAGTTC ATATTGCCGATGTGACAAATTTTGTGCATCCTGGTACTCCACTTGATGAAGAGGCTTCACAAAGGGGAACATCTGTCTACCTAGTTGAGAGACGGATAGACATGCTTCCAAAGCCTCTCACTGAAG ATATATGTTCTCTTCGATCTGATGTGGAAAGGCTTGCATTCTCTGTGATATGG GAAATGACACCTGAAGCAGACATTGTTTCCACCAGATTCACAAAAAGTGTCATTAAATCTTCTGCGGCGTTGTCTTATGTCGAAGCTCAAGCAAGGATGGATGATAG TCGTCTGATGGATCCAATAACTACAAATTTGAGGAATATGAATAGTTTAGCTAAG AAAATGAGATTAAGGCGTATTGAGAGAGGAGCTTTGACTCTTGCATCTGCTGAAGTCAAATTTCAAATTGATACAGAAACTCATGACCCCCTTGATATTG GTATGTACCAGATTCGGGAAGCCAACCAAATGGTGGAGGAGTTTATGCTTGCTGCTAATGTTTCGGTTGCAGAACAAATTCTTAAAAGTTTTCCTCTATGCTCATTATTAAG GCGCCATCCAACACCAACTAGAGAGATGCTTGAACCTTTGCTACGTACTGCTGCTGCAGTTGGCCTGCACTTGGACGTCTCGTCCTCAAAAGCATTGGCTGATTCTCTTGACCATGCTGTG GGTGATGATCCTTACTTCAACAAGTTAATCCGCATTCTAGCAACTAGATGCATGACTCag GCTGTTTATTTCAGTAGTGGGGATCTTACCCCTCCAGAATATCATCATTATGGGCTTGCAGCGCCTTTATATACTCATTTCACATCACCAATAAGAAGATATGCTG ATGTCATTGTGCACAGGTTACTTGCTGCATCTTTAGGAATATCCAAGTTATCACCTGTATTTCAAGACAGGCTTCAGCTCACTAGTATTTCAGACA ATTTAAATTATCGGCATAGGAATGCACAGATGGCTGGGCGAGCCTCTGTAGAGCTCCATACCCTAATTTACTTCCGGAATAG ACCGACTGATACAGAAGCTAGGGTGGTGAAAATGAGATCAAATGGATTCTTTGTGTTTGTTCCCAA ATTTGGCATAGAAGGGCCTATATATTTGACGCAAAAAGGTGAGAAGGGAAGTGGAGAATGGTATGTCGACGAGcaacaacagaaaataaaaaagatggaTGGTAGCATTTCATACAGCATTTTGCAGACCGTCCAAATTCATATGGAGGTCGTGGAGCCGCAGCCTAATCGACCAAAACTTCAGCTTACTCTTTTATGA
- the LOC112730661 gene encoding protein PIN-LIKES 7-like, with amino-acid sequence MGFWELLAVACNPIIQVLLVSAVGVYMASDKFDNFLSENFRRSLNKLVFIAFTPSLIFASFARSVSLDDMISWWFMPVNIGCTFVIGGFLGWLIVKLLKPSLKVEGLIIAACSTGNMGNLPVVIIPAICYEKGGPFGEREKCRVRALAYASFSLAVGGIFIWTFTYQLVRDRAMKYKAWEAAQILKIPNKNYDDANTQTSLLKGNQNQNTNRDTENQIILDQVPQSCWQGLVETVSQIVSELLSPPTIATFLGFIFGGVDWLRSLIIGEDAPLRVIQETIQLLGEGTIPCITILLGGNLTQGMKSSTIEPLTLISVVLVRLFLLPSIGLYIVRGAASLGFLPLDPLFQYVLVMQYAMPPAMNICTMTQLFDAGTEEASVITLWTYCAATISLTLWSTTLLYVLT; translated from the exons atgGGTTTTTGGGAACTATTGGCGGTGGCATGTAATCCAATTATTCAAGTCCTACTTGTGAGTGCAGTGGGAGTTTATATGGCATCTGATAAATTTGATAATTTTCTCTCAGAAAATTTTCGAAGATCCTTGAACAAG CTTGTGTTCATTGCATTCACTCCATCACTTATATTTGCAAGTTTTGCAAGGAGTGTTTCTCTTGATGATATGATATCATG GTGGTTTATGCCGGTTAACATTGGATGTACCTTTGTAATTGGAGGGTTTCTTGGGTGGTTAATTGTAAAATTACTAAAGCCAAGCTTGAAAGTTGAAGGCCTTATTATTGCTGCTTGTTCAACAG GTAATATGGGTAATCTTCCAGTTGTAATAATCCCAGCAATATGTTATGAAAAAGGAGGTCCATTTGGTGAAAGAGAAAAATGCAGAGTCAGAGCACTTGCATATGCTTCCTTCTCTTTGGCG GTTGGTGGCATATTCATTTGGACCTTTACTTACCAATTAGTAAGAGACAGAGCCATGAAATATAAGGCATGGGAAGCTGCTCAAATCTTGAAGATTCCCAACAAAAACTATGATGATGCTAACACACAAACAAGCCTTCTCAAAGGGAATCAAAATCAAAACACAAACAGAGACACTGAGAACCAAATT ATTCTAGACCAAGTTCCACAATCGTGTTGGCAAGGATTGGTTGAAACTGTGAGCCAAATAGTGTCAGAACTATTGTCACCCCCAACAATTGCTACA TTTTTAGGTTTCATCTTTGGTGGGGTTGACTGGCTCAGGAGCCTAATAATTGGAGAAGATGCTCCATTGAGAGTGATCCAAGAGACCATTCAGTTGCTAGG GGAAGGGACAATTCCTTGCATCACCATTTTGCTTGGTGGCAACCTTACTCAAG GCATGAAATCATCCACTATAGAACCACTGACACTGATTAGTGTGGTCTTAGTTAGACTTTTCTTATTACCTTCAATTGGACTTTACATTGTGAGAGGAGCTGCAAGTTTAGGGTTTCTTCCATTAGATCCTTTGTTTCAGTATGTCCTTGTCATGCAGTATGCCATGCCACCCGCAATGAATATTT GTACCATGACTCAGCTATTTGATGCAGGCACTGAGGAGGCCTCAGTTATTACCTTGTGGACATATTGTGCTGCAACTATATCCCTCACACTCTGGTCAACCACCCTTTTATATGTATTAACTTAA